Proteins encoded together in one Stutzerimonas stutzeri window:
- a CDS encoding NAD(P)/FAD-dependent oxidoreductase: protein MIRITELSLPLDHSADELRQAIVKRLNISDADLLNFTVFKRSYDARKKNSVILFIYIIDLEARDEAAILARFADDNHVRPAPDTRYYPVGQAPANLTERPLVVGFGPCGLFAALLLAQMGFKPIVLERGKDVRRRTKDTWALWRKKTLTPESNVQFGEGGAGLFSDGKLYSQIKDPKFYARKVMHEFVRAGAPEEIMYVSKPHIGTFRLTGVVAAMREEIIALGGEVRFETRVTDLVIDDGQLEGVVLANGETLRSRHVVLALGHSSRDTFRMLHRQGVHIEAKPFAIGFRIEHPQGMIDQARLGKYAGHPELGAADYKLVYHAKNGRAVYSFCMCPGGTVVAATSEPGRVVTNGMSQYSRNERNANAGIVVGINPEQDYPGDALAGVELQERLESRAYELGGSDYCAPGQLVGDFIRGVPSTEFGEVEPSYKPGVRLGDLAPSLPEYAIEAIREALPAFGKQIRGFDRADAVLTGIETRTSSPVRITRDSETLQSLNLRGLYPAGEGAGYAGGILSAGVDGIKVAEALAKAMLAEAEQTAVQSH, encoded by the coding sequence ATGATTCGCATCACCGAACTGTCCTTGCCCCTCGATCATTCCGCCGATGAGTTGCGCCAGGCCATCGTCAAACGCCTGAACATCAGCGACGCCGATCTGCTGAATTTCACCGTGTTCAAGCGCAGCTACGATGCGCGCAAGAAGAACAGCGTCATCCTGTTCATCTACATCATCGATCTGGAGGCCCGTGACGAGGCGGCGATCCTGGCGCGCTTCGCCGACGACAACCACGTGCGTCCGGCGCCCGACACGCGCTACTACCCGGTCGGCCAGGCACCGGCCAATCTGACCGAGCGGCCACTGGTGGTGGGTTTCGGCCCTTGCGGGCTGTTCGCCGCGCTGCTGCTGGCACAGATGGGCTTCAAGCCCATCGTGCTGGAGCGCGGCAAGGATGTGCGCCGCCGCACCAAGGACACCTGGGCGCTATGGCGCAAGAAGACCCTGACGCCGGAATCCAACGTGCAATTCGGCGAAGGCGGTGCCGGCCTGTTCTCCGACGGCAAGCTCTACAGCCAGATCAAGGATCCGAAGTTCTACGCCCGCAAGGTGATGCACGAATTCGTCCGCGCCGGCGCGCCGGAAGAGATCATGTACGTCAGCAAGCCGCATATCGGCACCTTCCGCCTTACCGGCGTGGTTGCCGCGATGCGCGAGGAAATCATCGCCCTCGGCGGCGAGGTACGCTTCGAGACCAGGGTCACCGATCTGGTGATCGACGATGGCCAGCTCGAAGGCGTGGTGCTGGCCAATGGCGAGACACTTCGCAGCCGCCATGTGGTGCTGGCCCTGGGTCACAGCTCCCGCGACACCTTCCGTATGCTGCATCGCCAGGGCGTGCATATCGAAGCCAAGCCGTTTGCCATCGGTTTCCGCATCGAGCATCCGCAGGGCATGATCGACCAGGCCCGTCTGGGCAAGTACGCCGGCCATCCGGAGCTGGGCGCCGCGGACTACAAACTGGTGTACCACGCCAAGAACGGCCGAGCGGTCTACAGCTTCTGCATGTGCCCGGGCGGCACCGTGGTGGCCGCCACGTCGGAGCCGGGACGCGTGGTGACCAACGGCATGAGCCAGTACTCGCGCAACGAGCGCAATGCCAACGCTGGCATCGTCGTCGGCATCAACCCAGAGCAGGATTACCCCGGTGATGCGCTGGCCGGCGTGGAGCTGCAGGAGCGTCTGGAATCGCGCGCCTACGAGCTGGGCGGCAGCGACTACTGCGCGCCCGGGCAACTGGTGGGCGACTTCATTCGCGGCGTGCCGTCGACCGAGTTCGGCGAGGTCGAGCCGTCCTACAAGCCGGGCGTGCGCCTGGGCGATCTGGCGCCCTCGCTGCCGGAATATGCCATCGAGGCGATCCGCGAAGCGCTGCCGGCCTTCGGCAAGCAGATCCGTGGGTTCGATCGCGCTGACGCGGTGCTCACCGGCATCGAGACCCGCACCTCCTCGCCGGTACGCATCACCCGCGACAGCGAAACACTGCAGAGCCTCAACCTGCGCGGCCTGTATCCGGCCGGCGAAGGCGCGGGCTACGCCGGTGGCATCCTCTCGGCAGGCGTGGACGGCATCAAGGTCGCCGAGGCCCTGGCCAAGGCGATGCTGGCGGAAGCGGAGCAGACCGCCGTGCAGAGCCACTGA
- a CDS encoding TrmH family RNA methyltransferase translates to MKFDDIKKLHQKKYRAEFGRFLVEGEHLVLELQKAAPLNPLLQGSELYVTNAYEQWQSPFKTHLISDRQMAQIADTKTPQGIVALVPMPDAPVSAPVAGERAIYLHEIQDPGNLGTILRTLAWFGNFRCLLSPGSVDPYNPKVVRSSMGAIFHAPMELDVALDSLRTRFARIACLDMQGEPVQSTAFTTFECYLFGNEARGVPRDQLNALGARPFTIPGCGAIESLNLAATVNMCAYELSR, encoded by the coding sequence ATGAAATTCGACGACATCAAAAAGCTGCACCAGAAAAAGTACCGGGCCGAGTTCGGGCGTTTTCTGGTGGAGGGCGAGCATCTGGTGCTGGAGCTGCAGAAAGCGGCCCCGCTCAACCCGCTGCTGCAGGGCAGCGAGCTGTATGTGACCAATGCCTACGAACAATGGCAGAGCCCGTTCAAGACCCACTTGATCAGTGACCGCCAGATGGCGCAGATCGCCGATACCAAGACCCCGCAAGGCATCGTGGCACTGGTGCCGATGCCGGATGCGCCTGTCTCGGCACCTGTCGCAGGCGAACGCGCCATCTACCTGCATGAAATCCAGGACCCGGGCAACCTCGGCACCATCCTGCGCACGCTGGCCTGGTTCGGCAACTTCCGCTGCCTGCTCAGCCCCGGCAGCGTCGACCCGTACAACCCCAAGGTCGTGCGCTCGAGCATGGGCGCCATCTTCCATGCGCCGATGGAACTGGATGTGGCACTGGATTCGTTGCGCACGCGCTTTGCCCGCATCGCCTGCCTAGATATGCAGGGTGAGCCTGTGCAATCGACGGCTTTCACAACCTTCGAATGCTACCTGTTCGGCAATGAAGCCCGCGGCGTGCCCCGCGACCAGCTGAATGCACTCGGCGCCCGGCCATTCACCATCCCCGGTTGCGGCGCCATCGAATCGCTGAATCTGGCCGCCACGGTCAACATGTGTGCGTACGAGCTCAGCCGATAG
- a CDS encoding PP2C family protein-serine/threonine phosphatase has product MQPTLSDSLLDYAGNSSPGRRRSHNEDALLCAPTLGLWAIADGMGGHQCGEVASSLALVALRQAVEDGEPLESAVRLANQAVLEAATDDGMGTTLVAAHFNGSDFELAWVGDSRAYLVSADGIAQLTRDHSWVQMMIDAGELEPAAAQGHAWRNIILRCLGRETPLEVGIAAGSLKPDELLLLCSDGLTNELTDAQIQASCTFADTLENLVEQLIEQANAHGGRDNISCIVIGRTAQPQATESRGRRFINMLLKPLKS; this is encoded by the coding sequence ATGCAACCTACCCTCTCCGACTCCTTGCTGGACTACGCCGGAAACAGTTCGCCCGGGCGCAGGCGCAGCCATAACGAAGACGCGCTGCTCTGCGCGCCGACGCTGGGACTCTGGGCGATCGCCGACGGTATGGGTGGGCACCAGTGCGGCGAGGTGGCCAGCAGCCTGGCGCTGGTGGCCTTGCGTCAGGCCGTGGAGGATGGCGAACCGCTGGAATCGGCGGTCCGTCTGGCCAATCAGGCGGTGCTGGAAGCCGCCACCGATGACGGCATGGGCACCACGTTGGTGGCGGCGCATTTCAACGGCAGCGATTTCGAGCTGGCCTGGGTCGGTGACAGCCGCGCCTATCTGGTCAGCGCCGACGGCATCGCACAGCTCACCCGCGACCACAGCTGGGTGCAGATGATGATCGACGCCGGCGAGCTCGAACCCGCCGCTGCCCAGGGCCACGCCTGGCGCAATATCATCCTGCGCTGCCTGGGCCGCGAGACACCGTTGGAGGTGGGCATCGCCGCTGGCAGCCTGAAGCCTGACGAGCTGCTGCTGCTGTGCAGCGACGGTTTGACCAACGAGCTGACCGATGCGCAGATCCAGGCCAGCTGCACCTTTGCCGACACGCTCGAAAACCTGGTGGAACAGTTGATCGAGCAGGCCAATGCGCATGGCGGTCGCGATAACATTTCCTGCATCGTGATCGGCCGTACCGCGCAACCCCAGGCGACCGAATCGCGCGGCCGCCGCTTCATCAACATGCTGTTGAAACCCCTCAAGTCGTAA
- a CDS encoding serine/threonine-protein kinase, with the protein MTHRMLEIPGYRLHKRLGKGGMAEVYLATQLSLDREVAVKVLLRTEDAAFTERFIQEGHIVASLRHPAIITIHDIGQIADGRHYLAMEYLGGGDLAQHRGIVFSPSRALDIIRQLAGGLAVVHDGGLVHRDVKPANILFRDDGSVVLTDFGVAKAVELDNELTHFGIAVGSPAYSSPEQAQCQPLDARSDIYSLGVILAEMLTGTNPFRASSYPQTVLNHVQMPLPQLPPALAPYQPLLDRMLAKQPDERFASCRELLAAIDTLTEPDMDQTRIAPAITLEAKPSRRRRRRGRGLGRWAAIGAAMVATVAVLGFGGYQWWQYNRISDLLGRAETRLAAGQLTTPALDNADFYFRQALRLDADNTEALDGLRRVLDARIAEALELAAQRLASDQLLEPAEDSAVHYYQRVLGWLPDNQAALDGLTRVSERYVELAEAAYDRREYALALEYIQQGLEAAPQYAPLLALHDAHARRVAKARAPRPVARTAASAPRTTPATTQTSQAPANPVKRLWNRIFNQ; encoded by the coding sequence ATGACGCATCGGATGCTAGAAATTCCCGGCTATCGCCTGCACAAACGACTCGGCAAGGGCGGCATGGCGGAGGTCTACCTCGCCACCCAGCTGTCCCTGGATCGCGAGGTGGCAGTCAAGGTGCTGCTGCGCACCGAGGATGCGGCCTTTACCGAACGCTTCATCCAGGAAGGCCACATCGTCGCCTCGCTGCGCCATCCGGCCATCATCACCATCCACGACATCGGCCAGATCGCCGATGGCCGCCATTACCTGGCCATGGAATACCTCGGCGGCGGCGACCTGGCGCAGCATCGCGGCATCGTTTTCTCGCCGTCGCGGGCTCTGGACATCATTCGCCAGCTGGCCGGCGGCCTCGCGGTGGTGCATGACGGCGGGCTGGTCCACCGCGACGTGAAGCCGGCCAACATCCTCTTTCGCGACGATGGCAGCGTGGTGCTCACCGACTTCGGTGTGGCCAAGGCGGTGGAACTGGACAACGAGCTCACGCATTTCGGTATCGCCGTCGGCAGCCCGGCCTACAGCAGCCCGGAACAGGCCCAGTGCCAGCCACTGGACGCCCGCAGCGACATTTACAGCCTCGGCGTTATCCTTGCCGAGATGCTCACCGGGACCAACCCGTTTCGCGCCAGCAGCTATCCGCAAACCGTGCTCAACCACGTGCAGATGCCACTGCCGCAGTTGCCACCGGCGCTGGCGCCCTACCAGCCTCTGCTCGACCGCATGCTGGCCAAGCAACCGGACGAGCGCTTCGCCAGCTGTCGCGAACTGCTGGCCGCTATCGACACCCTCACCGAGCCGGACATGGACCAGACGCGCATCGCGCCGGCGATCACCCTCGAAGCCAAGCCCAGCCGCCGTCGCCGGCGTCGCGGGCGCGGCCTCGGCCGCTGGGCGGCGATCGGCGCCGCCATGGTGGCCACGGTGGCCGTTCTGGGGTTCGGCGGTTACCAGTGGTGGCAGTACAACCGTATCAGCGACCTGCTCGGCCGCGCCGAGACGCGGCTGGCCGCCGGTCAGCTGACCACGCCGGCGCTCGATAACGCCGACTTCTATTTCCGTCAGGCCCTGCGCCTGGATGCCGACAACACCGAAGCACTCGATGGCCTGCGCCGCGTGCTCGATGCACGCATCGCCGAAGCCCTGGAGCTGGCGGCGCAGCGGCTGGCCAGCGATCAGCTGCTGGAGCCGGCCGAAGACAGCGCCGTGCATTACTACCAGCGCGTGCTGGGCTGGCTGCCGGACAACCAGGCCGCGCTGGACGGGCTGACGCGCGTCAGCGAACGCTATGTCGAGCTTGCCGAAGCGGCCTATGACCGGCGCGAGTACGCCCTGGCACTGGAATACATCCAGCAGGGTCTGGAGGCCGCGCCGCAATACGCGCCGCTGCTCGCGCTGCACGACGCCCATGCGCGACGGGTCGCCAAGGCCCGCGCACCGCGTCCGGTAGCGCGCACCGCAGCCAGCGCGCCACGCACCACGCCAGCCACCACCCAGACGTCCCAGGCGCCGGCCAACCCGGTCAAGCGCCTGTGGAACCGGATCTTCAACCAATAA
- a CDS encoding FHA domain-containing protein yields MLRIHFVDNRQSPVWLADERFTLGSDRSNKLVVSDAGIEPFHAELLLENRFYYLTDLGTAGGTYVNDEKVGERYQIRSGDRLRLGTLELQIVDPAKVGAKVAAAPRWLLQVVKGENQGHKYHITGSMTFGRSVKCELCFSDAELSRRHAEFFLKGDVLEVKDLASANGVLVNRQKVSTAVLQPGDQIQLGNTTLLVIGPKVSAPEVVDEDATVFVRAADLPAPQPKPARPRPATPNPLHVAAATTTTAAESPRRSNRLIWLVGALALAVVAGLAVQQLV; encoded by the coding sequence ATGCTCAGGATTCATTTCGTTGACAATCGCCAGAGCCCCGTCTGGCTGGCCGATGAACGTTTCACCCTCGGCTCCGACCGCAGCAACAAACTGGTCGTGAGCGATGCCGGGATAGAACCGTTCCATGCCGAACTGCTGCTGGAAAACCGCTTCTACTACCTCACCGACCTGGGAACTGCCGGCGGCACCTATGTCAACGACGAGAAGGTCGGCGAGCGCTACCAGATCCGCTCCGGCGACCGCCTCCGGCTGGGCACGCTCGAGCTGCAGATCGTCGATCCGGCCAAGGTCGGCGCCAAGGTGGCCGCGGCACCGCGCTGGCTGTTGCAGGTGGTGAAGGGCGAGAACCAGGGGCACAAGTATCACATCACCGGTTCCATGACCTTCGGCCGCTCGGTGAAGTGCGAGCTCTGCTTCAGCGATGCCGAGCTGTCGCGCCGCCATGCCGAATTCTTTCTCAAGGGCGACGTGCTGGAGGTGAAGGACCTCGCCTCGGCCAACGGCGTGCTGGTCAACCGGCAGAAGGTCAGCACCGCGGTGCTGCAGCCGGGCGATCAGATTCAGCTGGGCAACACCACCCTGCTGGTGATCGGGCCCAAAGTCAGTGCGCCGGAAGTCGTCGACGAGGACGCCACGGTGTTCGTTCGCGCCGCCGATCTGCCCGCGCCTCAGCCCAAGCCCGCGCGCCCGCGTCCGGCTACGCCGAACCCGCTGCATGTCGCGGCGGCGACCACGACCACAGCCGCCGAAAGCCCTCGCAGATCGAACCGCCTGATCTGGCTGGTAGGCGCGCTGGCGCTGGCAGTGGTCGCCGGGCTGGCGGTGCAGCAGCTCGTCTAA
- the rarD gene encoding EamA family transporter RarD codes for MYSHNSLPGVASSLGASALFATLYYYTTLLEPLDGQQVYGWRILLTAPCLALLLIAIGRWGEVRQILARLPAEPRLWLALPLSSALVGLQLWLFMWAPINGHGLDVSLGYFLLPLTLVLTGRLLFGEAISRLQGLACLLAAIGVGNEMLGAASLSWPVLAVALGYPCYFALRRRMGTANLGGLWLDLVISLPVAALFAVSDRDTLQLLTASPRLLVLIAGLGALSALALALMIVAGKHLNLTLFGLLSYVEPVLLVVVALLLGESIAASQWLTYGAIWSAIAVLVLEGARALRRARR; via the coding sequence ATGTACAGCCACAACAGCCTGCCGGGCGTGGCCAGTTCGCTCGGCGCCTCGGCGCTGTTCGCCACGCTGTACTACTACACCACGCTGCTCGAGCCGCTGGACGGCCAGCAGGTCTACGGCTGGCGGATCCTGCTGACCGCACCCTGTCTGGCACTGCTGCTGATCGCCATCGGTCGCTGGGGCGAGGTACGGCAGATTCTTGCGCGCTTGCCCGCCGAGCCGCGGCTGTGGCTGGCGCTGCCATTGTCTTCCGCGCTGGTCGGGCTGCAGCTGTGGCTGTTCATGTGGGCGCCCATCAACGGTCACGGGCTGGATGTCTCGCTGGGCTACTTCCTGCTACCGCTGACCCTGGTGCTCACCGGGCGGCTGCTGTTCGGCGAGGCCATCAGCCGGCTGCAGGGCCTGGCCTGCCTGCTCGCCGCGATCGGAGTCGGCAACGAAATGCTGGGCGCCGCGTCGCTGTCCTGGCCGGTACTGGCGGTCGCTCTCGGCTATCCGTGCTACTTCGCGCTGCGCCGCAGGATGGGCACCGCCAATCTTGGCGGTCTCTGGCTGGACCTGGTGATCAGCCTGCCCGTCGCCGCATTGTTCGCCGTCTCCGACCGCGACACCTTGCAGCTGCTGACGGCCAGCCCGCGGCTGCTGGTGCTGATCGCCGGCCTCGGTGCGCTCAGCGCCTTGGCCCTGGCGCTGATGATTGTCGCCGGCAAACACCTGAACCTGACCCTGTTCGGCCTGCTCAGCTATGTCGAGCCAGTATTGCTGGTGGTGGTGGCCCTGCTGCTCGGAGAAAGCATCGCTGCGTCGCAATGGCTGACCTACGGCGCAATCTGGTCGGCCATCGCCGTGCTGGTGCTGGAAGGCGCGCGGGCATTGCGGCGTGCCCGCAGGTAG